One genomic segment of Gloeocapsopsis sp. IPPAS B-1203 includes these proteins:
- a CDS encoding alpha/beta hydrolase has protein sequence MRKKISYIGLSFLVTVAITLLFASCLRLRTNDTAVLDKLAARDVGGGVCYFTISDRTMRYAYAGADTLPLLVLLHGAPGSSSGLLDFLTDSLLLSHVKIITPDRAGYGYSGFGRSEVSLEIQAKYIAEIIQRQAFGQPVIVMGNSYGGSVAARLAMDYPELLDGLLLISTAVAPGEEKIYGISRPLHFLGLKWLIPSVLRVANDEKMYHFRELEKMSAYWDNIKVPVWMLHGEADQLIYPGNALYAKKRLKGRPFKLITLPEQDHYIIWNKPELVKETIMNALVELQIAPPEILADASLDWSEAVNSISADETPIRNDFSH, from the coding sequence ATGAGAAAGAAAATCAGCTATATAGGTTTAAGCTTTTTGGTCACTGTTGCCATCACACTGTTATTTGCCAGCTGCCTCAGGCTTAGAACCAATGATACAGCCGTACTGGACAAGTTAGCAGCTAGAGATGTAGGTGGAGGGGTTTGTTATTTCACTATTTCTGATCGAACCATGAGATACGCTTATGCAGGAGCTGACACCTTGCCTTTGTTGGTGTTGCTTCATGGAGCACCTGGTTCTTCTTCAGGGCTACTGGATTTTCTCACAGATTCTCTGCTACTTTCACATGTCAAGATCATCACCCCGGATAGGGCAGGCTATGGATACTCAGGCTTTGGAAGATCCGAGGTATCTTTGGAAATTCAAGCCAAGTACATTGCAGAAATCATACAGCGGCAGGCATTTGGGCAGCCGGTGATTGTAATGGGCAATTCCTATGGGGGGAGTGTTGCTGCAAGGCTTGCGATGGACTATCCGGAGCTGTTGGATGGGCTACTGCTTATTTCCACAGCTGTGGCTCCAGGAGAGGAGAAAATCTATGGCATCTCCCGACCCTTGCACTTTTTGGGACTGAAATGGTTGATTCCTTCGGTATTGAGAGTAGCCAATGACGAAAAAATGTATCATTTTCGAGAGTTGGAAAAGATGTCAGCTTATTGGGATAATATCAAGGTACCTGTATGGATGCTGCACGGAGAGGCTGACCAATTGATTTATCCGGGAAATGCGCTTTATGCCAAAAAGCGCCTGAAAGGAAGACCATTCAAACTGATTACACTGCCCGAACAGGATCACTATATTATCTGGAATAAACCTGAGCTTGTAAAGGAAACTATCATGAACGCCTTGGTAGAACTGCAAATAGCGCCACCCGAAATCCTGGCTGACGCAAGCTTGGATTGGTCTGAGGCAGTTAACAGCATATCTGCTGATGAAACACCTATAAGAAATGATTTCTCGCATTAG
- a CDS encoding SDR family oxidoreductase, giving the protein MNKVLLLGANSDISRAMAEQIAESGKDLVLAARKGHELEPMQKDLQIRFGVNVTLRDFDASQVSAHRDWVNALPDGIDTAVIVFGYLGDQEKALVEWQEAEKIIMSNYTGAVSIGSALADYFIRQGKGMIVGISSVAGERGRGSNFYYGSAKAGFSTWLSGLRNSLYAKGIHVMTVKPGFMDTKMTAGLDLPPALTSSPEKAAKQILRGISKKKNVIYVSPIWAIIMLVIKLIPEGIFKRMKL; this is encoded by the coding sequence ATGAATAAAGTACTGCTTTTAGGAGCCAACTCAGATATATCTCGTGCGATGGCCGAACAAATCGCTGAATCTGGCAAAGACCTGGTATTGGCAGCGAGAAAAGGGCATGAATTAGAGCCTATGCAAAAAGACCTACAAATCCGCTTTGGTGTCAATGTGACATTAAGGGATTTTGACGCGAGCCAGGTATCAGCGCATAGGGATTGGGTAAATGCCCTTCCTGATGGTATAGACACCGCTGTGATCGTGTTTGGGTATTTGGGAGATCAAGAAAAAGCGCTTGTTGAATGGCAGGAAGCAGAAAAAATCATCATGAGCAACTATACCGGTGCAGTGTCAATTGGTAGTGCATTGGCAGATTATTTTATCAGACAAGGCAAAGGAATGATAGTAGGCATCAGTTCTGTAGCTGGTGAGAGAGGCAGAGGTAGTAATTTTTATTATGGAAGTGCCAAAGCAGGGTTCAGCACTTGGCTTTCGGGGCTAAGAAACAGTCTATACGCTAAAGGGATACATGTGATGACCGTGAAACCGGGATTTATGGATACCAAGATGACTGCCGGTCTGGATTTGCCTCCTGCTCTCACAAGTTCTCCAGAAAAAGCAGCCAAGCAAATCCTCAGAGGCATAAGTAAGAAGAAAAATGTGATTTATGTGAGCCCAATTTGGGCAATCATCATGCTGGTCATTAAACTTATTCCGGAAGGTATATTTAAAAGAATGAAGTTGTAA